Proteins encoded within one genomic window of Ideonella dechloratans:
- a CDS encoding ExbD/TolR family protein, giving the protein MAFASFDRKGGAAPVAEINMVPLIDVMLVLLVIFIVTAPLLSHAVKLDLPRASSQPVPPVADKIDFSIDAQGQRYWNGEKVSREQAQARLQAQGQRQPQPEIHLRADEAAAYRAVAETLADASRAGLGKIGFVSQPAPAH; this is encoded by the coding sequence ATGGCTTTCGCCTCGTTCGACCGCAAGGGCGGCGCCGCCCCGGTGGCGGAGATCAACATGGTCCCGCTGATCGACGTGATGCTGGTGCTGCTGGTGATCTTCATCGTCACCGCGCCGCTGCTGTCCCACGCCGTCAAGCTGGACCTGCCGCGCGCCAGCAGCCAGCCCGTGCCGCCGGTGGCCGACAAGATCGACTTCTCCATCGACGCCCAGGGCCAGCGCTACTGGAACGGCGAGAAGGTCAGCCGCGAACAGGCCCAGGCCCGGCTGCAGGCCCAGGGCCAGCGCCAGCCGCAGCCCGAGATCCACCTGCGGGCCGACGAGGCCGCGGCCTACCGCGCCGTGGCCGAGACGCTGGCCGACGCCTCGCGCGCCGGCCTGGGCAAGATCGGTTTCGTCAGCCAGCCCGCGCCGGCCCACTGA
- a CDS encoding MotA/TolQ/ExbB proton channel family protein, with product MDTTTASVVTPPPAPGIGHFIAQSDAVGHTLLVLLVGMSIASWAIIVAKGVAQALRARRSRAFLDQFWNASTLDEVRAELQTHGARDPFSHLSAHALHAQAHHARHGAAKLAEAGSASEFITRTIKKVLDEETTRLEAGLTTLATVGATAPFVGLFGTVWGVYHALLAIGSGGAGSLDQVAGPVGEALIMTGIGLAVAIPAVVAYNAFTRGNRVLTGRLDAFAFELHSFLTMGEALGADTQSPARQTPPALRPVAAGHVA from the coding sequence ATGGACACCACCACCGCCTCCGTCGTCACGCCCCCGCCCGCCCCCGGCATCGGCCACTTCATCGCCCAGAGCGATGCGGTGGGCCACACCCTGCTGGTGCTGCTGGTGGGCATGTCCATCGCCTCCTGGGCCATCATCGTGGCCAAGGGCGTGGCCCAGGCCCTGCGCGCCCGCCGCAGTCGCGCCTTCCTGGACCAGTTCTGGAACGCCAGCACGCTCGACGAGGTGCGCGCCGAACTGCAGACCCACGGCGCGCGCGATCCCTTCTCGCACCTGTCGGCCCATGCCCTGCATGCCCAGGCCCACCACGCCCGCCATGGCGCCGCCAAGCTGGCCGAGGCCGGCAGCGCCAGCGAGTTCATCACCCGCACCATCAAGAAGGTGCTGGACGAGGAGACCACCCGCCTGGAGGCCGGCCTGACCACGCTGGCCACGGTGGGCGCCACCGCCCCCTTCGTCGGCCTCTTCGGCACGGTCTGGGGCGTCTACCACGCGCTGCTGGCCATCGGCAGCGGCGGCGCGGGCAGCCTGGACCAGGTGGCCGGCCCGGTGGGCGAGGCCCTGATCATGACCGGCATCGGCCTGGCCGTGGCCATCCCCGCCGTGGTGGCCTACAACGCCTTCACCCGCGGCAACCGGGTGCTGACCGGCCGGCTCGATGCCTTCGCCTTCGAGCTGCACAGCTTCCTGACCATGGGCGAGGCCCTGGGGGCCGACACCCAGTCGCCCGCCCGCCAGACCCCGCCCGCGCTGCGTCCGGTGGCCGCCGGCCACGTGGCCTGA
- a CDS encoding energy transducer TonB, whose product MSSLTSSSLPSLPARPPRPHPAQATRAPATPVPAPPPECLHGPVEDLGPWSRRALVGSVVLVHLAAGWALLQIGTRPEVPSQPAPIAVQWIALPAPAPVAPPPPSTRPSPRPPATPPLVTAAPRPQPTPTTAPAPTPVAEAPAAPAPAPVTAPAPPAPPAPPVAAAPAGPVALPASALRYVTMPRLVYPAAARRLGETGTALVRVVVDVNGLPREVTLHQSSGHPRLDQAALDAMRGARFQPYRVDGKAVEAVAIAPLAFQLR is encoded by the coding sequence ATGTCTTCCCTGACCTCCTCCTCCTTGCCCAGCCTGCCGGCGCGGCCCCCGCGGCCACACCCGGCGCAGGCCACCCGCGCCCCCGCAACGCCGGTCCCGGCCCCGCCCCCGGAATGCCTGCACGGCCCGGTCGAGGACCTGGGGCCCTGGAGCCGGCGCGCCCTGGTCGGCAGCGTCGTGCTGGTGCACCTGGCCGCGGGCTGGGCCCTGCTGCAAATCGGGACGCGCCCCGAAGTCCCCTCGCAGCCGGCACCGATCGCCGTGCAGTGGATCGCACTGCCGGCCCCCGCCCCGGTTGCGCCGCCGCCGCCATCGACGCGCCCCAGCCCGCGCCCACCCGCCACGCCCCCGCTGGTGACAGCGGCCCCCCGGCCCCAGCCCACGCCCACCACCGCCCCGGCCCCCACCCCGGTGGCCGAAGCGCCGGCCGCCCCCGCCCCCGCCCCGGTGACCGCGCCCGCCCCGCCCGCGCCCCCGGCCCCGCCGGTGGCCGCCGCCCCCGCCGGCCCGGTGGCCCTGCCCGCCAGCGCCCTGCGCTACGTCACCATGCCTCGGCTGGTGTACCCGGCCGCCGCACGCCGCCTGGGCGAGACCGGCACCGCCCTGGTCCGCGTGGTGGTGGACGTGAACGGCCTGCCGCGCGAGGTGACGCTGCACCAGTCCAGCGGCCACCCCCGGCTGGACCAGGCCGCGCTGGACGCCATGCGTGGCGCCCGCTTCCAGCCCTACCGCGTCGATGGCAAGGCCGTCGAGGCGGTGGCCATCGCACCGCTGGCCTTCCAGCTGCGCTGA
- a CDS encoding sulfite reductase subunit alpha, with the protein MDALTLSHTPPHRLAQAAALLLAWIGLCLWQWRRHRLRQHAPQASVLASGAPGPVALVTWASQTGAAEALAWDTARTLESGGLPARVAPLEQLDPAQLRQHQPVFFVASTAGDGQAPDHAEPFVDRWMDRPAELAGLPCGVLALGDREYRHFCGFGQQLQRWLHDSGAQPLFEPVLMDRGDPQALQHWLAAVGALTPTLPPAAPSTPAPRRRSSAQTSAPGMAYEPWILLGRRHLNPGSLGEPVWLIDMAPPLDGPPPAAWEAGDLVQLRLPGTDRTPRSYSIASLPEAGPGGGLQLLVRRHRREDGSVGAASGWLTGDCPIGGALSLRIQPNPAFRLPPALAHRPLVLIGNGTGLAGLRAHLQAAERRLALADSPRRRLVHQGLHAWLLLGERQAAHDALCDAEITHWLANGVLSRTDRVYSRDGGPHRHVQQRLAAEAPRLRDWVEAGAVILLCGSRQGMASGVDAVLTEALGETTLQTLRQQGRLRRDVY; encoded by the coding sequence ATGGACGCCCTGACCCTGAGCCACACGCCGCCCCACCGCCTGGCCCAGGCCGCCGCCCTGCTGCTGGCCTGGATCGGTCTGTGCCTGTGGCAATGGCGGCGCCACCGCCTTCGCCAGCACGCCCCACAGGCCTCGGTCCTGGCATCCGGTGCGCCCGGCCCCGTCGCCCTGGTCACCTGGGCCAGCCAGACCGGCGCGGCCGAAGCCCTGGCCTGGGACACGGCCCGCACGCTGGAATCCGGCGGTCTGCCGGCCCGGGTGGCGCCACTGGAACAATTGGACCCTGCGCAGCTGCGCCAGCACCAGCCGGTGTTCTTCGTCGCCAGCACCGCCGGTGATGGCCAGGCCCCGGACCACGCCGAGCCCTTCGTCGACCGCTGGATGGACCGCCCCGCCGAGCTGGCGGGCCTGCCCTGCGGCGTGCTGGCCCTGGGCGACCGCGAGTACCGCCACTTCTGCGGCTTCGGCCAGCAGTTGCAGCGCTGGCTGCACGACAGCGGTGCCCAGCCCCTGTTCGAGCCGGTGCTGATGGACCGGGGCGATCCCCAGGCCCTTCAGCACTGGCTGGCGGCGGTGGGCGCCCTCACCCCGACCCTGCCCCCGGCCGCCCCCTCCACACCGGCGCCTCGGCGCCGGTCTTCGGCACAAACGAGCGCGCCGGGCATGGCCTACGAGCCCTGGATCCTGCTGGGGCGGCGCCACCTGAACCCGGGCAGCCTGGGTGAGCCGGTGTGGCTGATCGACATGGCGCCGCCCCTGGACGGCCCCCCACCCGCCGCCTGGGAGGCGGGCGACCTGGTGCAACTGCGCCTGCCCGGCACCGACCGCACGCCCCGCAGCTACTCCATCGCCAGCCTGCCCGAAGCCGGGCCGGGCGGCGGCCTGCAGCTGCTGGTGCGGCGCCACCGGCGGGAGGATGGCAGCGTGGGGGCCGCCTCCGGCTGGCTGACCGGGGACTGCCCGATCGGCGGCGCCCTGTCCCTGCGCATCCAGCCGAACCCGGCCTTCCGCCTGCCGCCCGCGCTGGCCCACCGCCCGCTGGTGCTGATCGGCAACGGCACCGGCCTGGCCGGCCTGCGCGCCCATCTGCAGGCCGCCGAGCGCCGCTTGGCCCTGGCGGACTCGCCCCGTCGCCGCCTGGTCCACCAGGGCCTGCATGCCTGGCTGCTGCTGGGCGAGCGGCAGGCCGCCCACGACGCGCTGTGCGATGCCGAGATCACCCATTGGCTGGCCAACGGCGTGCTCAGCCGCACCGACCGCGTCTATTCGCGCGATGGCGGCCCCCACCGCCATGTGCAGCAGCGGCTGGCGGCCGAGGCCCCGCGCCTGCGCGACTGGGTCGAGGCTGGCGCCGTGATCCTGCTGTGCGGCAGCCGCCAGGGCATGGCCAGCGGCGTCGATGCCGTGCTGACCGAGGCACTGGGCGAGACCACCCTGCAGACCCTGCGCCAGCAGGGCCGGCTGCGACGCGACGTGTACTGA
- a CDS encoding FAD:protein FMN transferase: MFAPALPTAPRAQARVLIPAELSGPPAPWGQVLHTLGGDTMGTSWSVQLWAGAGLPERPLRRAIQAVLDDVVVQMSTWEPDALISRFNRLPAGESLVLPDGFALVIDTALQVARRSAGAFDPTVGAAVGRWGFGPAELAGPETDTAATPGWARLGWAPATHRLTQPGGLRLDLSAIAKGHAVDRVSAVLRDSGLPHHLVDIGGELSGQGLKPSGQPWWVDLEMPDPACPLPPTRVALHGLAVATSGDYRRWRLGAQGQRLSHTLDPRTGAPVAHAVASVTVLHPSAMWADAWATALMVLGPVEGLALAEAEDLPALWIERPTPAQAGWRETLSPALRALLA; the protein is encoded by the coding sequence ATGTTCGCCCCCGCCCTTCCCACCGCGCCACGGGCCCAGGCCCGTGTGCTGATCCCTGCCGAGCTGTCCGGCCCGCCCGCGCCCTGGGGCCAGGTGCTGCACACCCTGGGCGGGGACACCATGGGCACCTCCTGGTCCGTCCAGCTCTGGGCCGGCGCCGGCCTGCCCGAGCGGCCGCTGCGCCGCGCCATCCAGGCCGTGCTGGACGACGTGGTCGTCCAGATGAGCACCTGGGAGCCCGACGCCCTGATCAGCCGCTTCAACCGTCTGCCCGCCGGTGAAAGCCTGGTGCTGCCAGACGGCTTCGCCCTGGTGATCGACACCGCGCTGCAGGTGGCCCGGCGCAGCGCCGGCGCCTTCGACCCCACCGTGGGCGCTGCGGTGGGACGCTGGGGCTTCGGCCCAGCCGAGCTGGCCGGGCCCGAGACCGACACTGCGGCAACCCCCGGCTGGGCACGGCTGGGCTGGGCGCCGGCCACGCACCGCCTGACCCAGCCCGGCGGCCTGCGGCTGGATCTCTCGGCCATCGCCAAGGGCCACGCGGTGGACCGGGTGAGCGCGGTGCTGCGCGACAGCGGCCTGCCCCACCACCTGGTGGACATCGGCGGCGAGCTCAGCGGCCAAGGGCTCAAGCCCAGCGGCCAGCCCTGGTGGGTGGACCTGGAAATGCCCGACCCCGCCTGCCCGCTGCCCCCCACGCGCGTTGCCCTGCATGGGCTGGCGGTGGCCACCTCGGGCGACTACCGGCGCTGGCGCCTGGGCGCCCAGGGTCAGCGCCTGAGCCACACCCTGGACCCGCGCACCGGTGCGCCGGTGGCCCACGCGGTGGCCTCGGTCACCGTGCTGCACCCCAGCGCCATGTGGGCCGACGCCTGGGCCACCGCCCTGATGGTGCTGGGGCCGGTCGAAGGCCTGGCCCTGGCCGAAGCCGAAGACCTGCCCGCCCTCTGGATCGAGCGTCCCACACCGGCCCAGGCCGGCTGGCGCGAAACCCTCAGCCCCGCCCTGCGCGCGCTGCTGGCCTGA
- a CDS encoding DUF4198 domain-containing protein: MTLLRPHPIALALATALPLFAWAHDTWVLPSSTLVTGRNQSVVVDASVSTDLFIAERPLAWGELRVTGPDGKPLPAGERSATALLSSVVIELPAEGSYRISNLSESLMASYQDAEGKPQRFRGTPAEFAQKVPADAKLLGLVHTLARQQTFVSREKATVPAFAPEGRGLEVLPLDAVNDLSDGDRTRFTLLLNGQPLAGEKLSLVREGNRYRYDRGEQTLSTDAQGQFSVSWAAPGRYWLGVSHGDRPAAAPAPQGGPGGPMAMGGTRDKPLERASLSATFEVLPR, from the coding sequence ATGACCCTGCTCCGCCCCCACCCCATTGCGCTGGCCCTGGCCACCGCCCTGCCTCTTTTCGCCTGGGCCCACGACACCTGGGTGCTGCCCTCGTCCACCCTGGTGACCGGCCGCAACCAGAGCGTCGTGGTCGACGCCTCGGTCTCCACCGACCTGTTCATCGCCGAGCGCCCGCTGGCCTGGGGTGAACTGCGGGTGACCGGCCCCGACGGCAAGCCCCTGCCGGCCGGTGAGCGCAGCGCAACCGCCCTGCTCAGCAGCGTGGTGATCGAGCTGCCGGCCGAAGGCAGCTACCGCATCAGCAACCTCAGCGAGAGCCTGATGGCCAGCTACCAGGACGCCGAGGGCAAGCCCCAGCGCTTCCGCGGCACCCCGGCCGAATTCGCCCAGAAGGTGCCGGCCGACGCCAAGCTGCTGGGGCTGGTGCACACCCTGGCCCGCCAGCAGACCTTCGTCAGCCGGGAAAAGGCCACCGTGCCCGCCTTCGCCCCCGAAGGTCGCGGCCTGGAAGTCCTGCCGCTGGACGCGGTGAACGACCTCAGCGATGGCGACCGCACACGCTTCACCCTGCTGCTCAACGGCCAGCCGCTGGCCGGCGAGAAGCTGTCCCTGGTGCGCGAAGGCAACCGCTACCGCTACGACCGCGGCGAACAGACGCTGAGCACCGATGCCCAGGGCCAGTTCAGCGTGAGCTGGGCCGCCCCGGGCCGCTACTGGCTGGGCGTCAGCCACGGCGACCGCCCCGCCGCGGCCCCGGCACCGCAAGGCGGGCCCGGCGGCCCCATGGCCATGGGCGGCACCCGAGACAAGCCCCTGGAGCGCGCCAGCCTGAGCGCCACCTTCGAGGTGCTGCCGCGCTGA
- a CDS encoding DUF2271 domain-containing protein, whose protein sequence is MTSLIPRTATTATTLGLLTLGSASAGAATLQLTLELPRLSVAEYHKPYVAVWLEKDGQPNAAAQLAVWYDLKKANNGGAKWLRDMRQWWRAGGRDLSVPADGVTGATRSPGEQVLRLDQLPALARLPAGQYTVVVEAAREGGGREVQRLPLTWPIQAAQQAQAQGTHELGALQLKATP, encoded by the coding sequence ATGACTTCCCTCATCCCCCGCACTGCCACCACCGCCACCACCCTGGGCCTGCTGACGCTGGGCAGCGCCTCGGCCGGCGCCGCCACCCTGCAGCTCACGCTGGAGCTGCCCCGCCTGAGCGTGGCCGAATACCACAAGCCCTATGTGGCCGTCTGGCTCGAGAAGGACGGCCAGCCCAATGCCGCCGCCCAGCTGGCCGTCTGGTACGACCTGAAGAAGGCCAACAACGGCGGCGCCAAGTGGTTGCGCGACATGCGCCAGTGGTGGCGCGCCGGCGGCCGCGACCTGAGCGTGCCCGCCGACGGCGTGACCGGCGCCACCCGCTCGCCGGGCGAACAGGTGCTGCGCCTGGACCAGTTGCCCGCGCTGGCCCGGCTGCCCGCCGGCCAGTACACGGTGGTGGTGGAAGCCGCCCGCGAAGGCGGCGGCCGCGAGGTGCAGCGCCTGCCGCTGACCTGGCCCATCCAGGCCGCCCAGCAGGCCCAGGCCCAGGGCACCCATGAACTGGGCGCCCTGCAGCTCAAGGCCACCCCCTGA
- a CDS encoding PepSY-associated TM helix domain-containing protein — MNTHGFKTLLRWHWISSALCLVGMLLFAVTGFTLNHAADIEAQPVLTRWQATLPAPVLAAVQAARPAQAGGGAPVPAPLRQWVAESHGLRLAAGLAPEWSAEELYVALPRPGGDAWLRVDLGSGETEFEDSDRGLLALLNDLHKGRHTGAVWRAFLDVFAAGCLVFCITGLLILHRHASQRALTWPLTAAGFVLPALLVLLFIH, encoded by the coding sequence GTGAACACCCACGGCTTCAAAACCCTGCTGCGCTGGCACTGGATCAGCTCGGCCCTGTGCCTGGTGGGCATGCTGCTGTTTGCCGTCACCGGCTTCACCCTCAACCACGCGGCCGACATCGAGGCCCAGCCTGTGCTCACCCGCTGGCAGGCCACGCTGCCGGCCCCGGTGCTGGCGGCGGTACAGGCCGCACGGCCGGCCCAGGCCGGCGGCGGCGCGCCGGTGCCGGCCCCCCTGCGCCAGTGGGTGGCCGAGTCGCACGGGCTGCGCCTGGCCGCCGGCCTGGCCCCCGAGTGGTCCGCCGAGGAGCTTTACGTGGCCCTTCCCCGCCCTGGCGGCGATGCCTGGCTGCGCGTCGATCTGGGCAGCGGCGAAACCGAGTTCGAGGACAGCGACCGCGGCCTGCTGGCCCTGCTCAACGACCTGCACAAGGGTCGCCACACCGGCGCCGTCTGGCGCGCCTTTCTCGATGTCTTCGCCGCAGGCTGTCTGGTGTTCTGCATCACCGGCCTGCTGATCCTGCACCGCCATGCCAGCCAGCGCGCGCTGACCTGGCCGCTGACGGCCGCGGGTTTCGTGCTGCCAGCCCTGCTGGTGCTCCTGTTCATCCATTGA
- a CDS encoding Fe2+-dependent dioxygenase, whose amino-acid sequence MLLHIPGVLSAEEVARFRQALAEAPWADGRATVGPQGALVKHNEQLPADHPLARELGQRIVQRLSSHPQFVSAALPHRILPPLFNRYQGGGNYGLHVDGSVMAMGDGQRLRSDVSTTLFLCDPEDYEGGELVVMDTYGAHEVKLPAGDLILYPSTSLHKVEPVTRGARTCAFFWTQSLVRDDGQRAALYELDQTIQRLRARLGDSDEVLQLTGHYHNLLRRWAEL is encoded by the coding sequence ATGTTGTTGCACATCCCGGGCGTTCTGTCTGCGGAGGAAGTCGCCCGCTTCCGCCAGGCCCTGGCCGAGGCCCCCTGGGCCGATGGGCGAGCCACCGTCGGTCCGCAGGGGGCCCTGGTCAAGCACAACGAACAGCTGCCCGCCGACCACCCGCTGGCCCGCGAGCTGGGCCAGCGCATCGTGCAGCGGCTGTCCAGCCACCCGCAGTTCGTCTCGGCGGCGCTGCCGCACCGCATCCTGCCGCCGCTGTTCAACCGCTACCAGGGCGGCGGCAACTACGGCCTGCATGTGGACGGCTCGGTGATGGCCATGGGCGACGGCCAGCGCCTGCGCAGCGACGTGTCCACCACGCTGTTCCTCTGCGACCCCGAGGACTACGAGGGCGGCGAGCTGGTGGTGATGGACACCTATGGCGCCCACGAGGTCAAGCTGCCCGCGGGCGACCTGATCCTCTACCCGTCCACCAGCCTGCACAAGGTCGAGCCCGTCACCCGCGGCGCCCGCACCTGCGCCTTCTTCTGGACCCAGAGCCTGGTGCGCGACGACGGCCAGCGCGCCGCCCTCTACGAGCTGGACCAGACCATCCAGCGCCTGCGCGCGCGGCTGGGCGACAGCGACGAGGTGCTGCAGCTCACCGGCCACTACCACAACCTGCTGCGCCGCTGGGCCGAGCTGTGA
- a CDS encoding catecholate siderophore receptor Fiu, whose protein sequence is MSTHIRSRRLAPTRSIPFAATSAPTLGAALLSLPLALQAQTAPTQDAPTLPTVSVTGTAEGYKADASASPKLTQPLLDTPKSVQVITKDLMQAQGATTLTEALRNTPGITLQLGENGSTAAGDTFQMRGFSTQTSTFVDGIRDLGAVTRDVFNVDQVEVVKGPSGADVGRGAAGGYINLISKLPERDERNDATLTLGTADTKRATADIGRGFGETSAWRLNVMTQDSGVDGRDEVKNKGWAIAPGVAFGLNTPTRLYLYSQHVHQDNVPDGGIPTIGMKGFYNADSALNSGAKVDTHNFYGSKSDHEKVDADMFTVKLEHDLAPGTTVRNITRYGQTHMDRVMTGVYTLTAVTADDPSTWTVSRIRQRTDQTNEILTNQTSVSTHFTTAGIRHDLAAGVELIYERQLTRGTGTTAQTINGVSYSAISNPAANLYHPDAGDDLGVPYLTGADTEGKTTTGALYVLDTLSLNEAWKLNAGLRFERYHTETSVGTIVTSSNSSTYPGYAVGSIANTNLRLADNLSSWNLGLTYKPTANGSIYLAAANAYTPPGGANFALSATSTNANNPSMAPQQTRTFELGTKWDLLDRRLNLTLAAYHTENKNQVSYDDLGNAVQTGKTRVQGVELGLVGRVTEAWQVSAGVATMDTKQSGVWNSDHDTQTTGVRWSPDLTASLWSTYTLGDLTLGAGANYVSKQKRSITADTDLSVTNMPEIPAYWVADLMASYQVMKNLKLQLNVGNVFDKEYISTLNNSGARATLGAPRTAKLTASVQF, encoded by the coding sequence ATGTCCACCCACATCCGCAGCCGGCGCCTGGCGCCGACCCGCAGCATCCCCTTTGCCGCCACCTCCGCGCCCACCCTGGGCGCCGCCCTGCTGAGCCTGCCGCTGGCCCTGCAGGCGCAGACCGCCCCCACGCAGGACGCCCCCACCCTGCCCACCGTCAGCGTCACCGGCACCGCCGAGGGTTACAAGGCCGACGCCAGCGCCTCGCCCAAGTTGACCCAGCCGCTGCTGGACACGCCCAAGTCCGTGCAGGTCATCACCAAAGACCTGATGCAGGCCCAGGGCGCCACCACCCTGACCGAGGCCCTGCGCAACACACCGGGCATCACGCTGCAGCTGGGTGAGAACGGCAGCACCGCCGCCGGTGACACCTTCCAGATGCGCGGCTTCTCGACCCAGACCTCGACCTTCGTCGACGGCATCCGCGACCTGGGCGCCGTCACCCGCGATGTCTTCAACGTGGACCAGGTCGAAGTGGTCAAGGGCCCGTCCGGCGCCGATGTCGGCCGCGGCGCGGCCGGCGGCTACATCAACCTGATCAGCAAGCTGCCCGAGCGCGACGAGCGCAACGACGCCACGCTGACCCTGGGCACGGCCGACACGAAGCGCGCCACGGCCGACATCGGCCGGGGCTTCGGTGAGACCTCGGCCTGGCGCCTCAACGTGATGACCCAGGACAGCGGCGTGGATGGCCGCGACGAGGTCAAGAACAAGGGCTGGGCCATTGCCCCCGGCGTGGCCTTCGGCCTGAACACGCCCACGCGCCTGTACCTGTACTCGCAGCACGTGCACCAGGACAACGTGCCCGATGGCGGCATCCCCACCATCGGCATGAAGGGCTTCTACAACGCCGACAGCGCGCTCAACAGCGGCGCCAAGGTGGACACCCACAACTTCTACGGCAGCAAGAGCGACCACGAGAAGGTCGATGCCGACATGTTCACGGTCAAGCTGGAGCATGACCTGGCCCCCGGCACCACGGTGCGCAACATCACCCGCTACGGCCAGACCCACATGGACCGGGTGATGACGGGCGTGTACACGCTCACCGCCGTCACCGCCGACGACCCCTCGACCTGGACGGTCAGCCGCATCCGCCAGCGCACCGACCAGACCAACGAGATCCTGACCAACCAGACCAGCGTCAGCACCCACTTCACCACGGCCGGCATCCGCCACGACCTGGCAGCCGGTGTGGAACTGATCTACGAGCGCCAGCTGACCCGCGGCACCGGCACCACGGCGCAGACCATCAACGGCGTGAGCTACAGCGCCATCAGCAACCCGGCGGCCAACCTCTACCACCCCGACGCTGGCGACGACCTGGGCGTGCCCTACCTCACCGGCGCGGACACCGAGGGCAAGACCACCACCGGCGCGCTCTATGTGCTGGACACGCTGAGCCTGAACGAGGCCTGGAAGCTCAATGCCGGACTGCGCTTCGAGCGCTACCACACCGAAACCTCGGTGGGCACCATCGTCACCAGCAGCAACAGCAGCACCTACCCCGGCTACGCGGTCGGCAGCATCGCCAACACCAACCTGCGCCTGGCCGACAACCTCAGCAGCTGGAACCTGGGCCTGACCTACAAGCCCACCGCGAACGGCAGCATCTACCTGGCCGCGGCCAACGCGTACACGCCACCGGGCGGCGCCAACTTCGCCCTGTCGGCCACCAGCACCAACGCCAACAACCCCTCGATGGCCCCCCAGCAGACCCGCACGTTCGAGCTGGGCACCAAGTGGGACCTGCTGGACCGGCGCCTGAACCTGACCCTGGCGGCCTACCACACCGAGAACAAGAACCAGGTCAGCTACGACGACCTGGGCAACGCCGTGCAGACCGGCAAGACCCGCGTGCAGGGCGTGGAACTGGGCCTGGTCGGGCGCGTGACCGAAGCCTGGCAGGTCTCCGCCGGCGTGGCGACGATGGACACCAAGCAAAGCGGCGTCTGGAACAGTGACCACGACACCCAGACCACCGGGGTGCGCTGGTCGCCCGACCTGACCGCCTCGCTGTGGAGCACCTACACGCTGGGCGACCTGACGCTGGGCGCGGGTGCGAACTACGTGTCCAAGCAGAAGCGCTCGATCACCGCCGACACCGACCTGTCGGTCACCAACATGCCGGAGATCCCGGCCTACTGGGTGGCCGACCTGATGGCGTCCTACCAGGTCATGAAGAACCTGAAGCTGCAGCTGAACGTGGGCAATGTGTTCGACAAGGAATACATCAGCACGCTCAACAACAGCGGCGCGCGCGCCACGCTGGGCGCGCCGCGCACGGCCAAGCTGACGGCCAGCGTGCAGTTCTGA